A DNA window from Equus przewalskii isolate Varuska chromosome 12, EquPr2, whole genome shotgun sequence contains the following coding sequences:
- the PMS2 gene encoding mismatch repair endonuclease PMS2 isoform X3: MIQVLHAYCIISAGVRVSCTNQVGQGKRQPVVCTSGSTSIKENIGSVFGQKQLQSLIPFVQLPPSDSVCEEYGLSCSDALHNLFCISGFISRCTHGVGRSSTDRQFFFINRRPCDPAKVSRLVNEVYHMYNRHQYPFVVLNVSVDSECVDINVTPDKRQILLQEEKLLLAVLKTSLIGMFDSEVNKLNVNQQPLLDTEGNLIKIHSAEVEQPLPEKQDRPASSRTRGEEKRAVTICRLREAFSLHHATGSKSQGRKAAEPRRISPRQKRSAQFRSTSDSLCPQKPVSATGSSSPREEATSSEEDACDRTDKVEKDSGHSSTSAGSGEASSTPETGRHSSSDRTASSPEDRFSQENVESCQKLPETGHRFSDTERHLGHEDSGSKFRVLPQPTNLTASNTKRLKKEEIPLNSDILPELVNTQSPSVSQVDVAVTINKKIVPLDFSMSSLAKQIKRLHHQEQKRAGEQNYRRFRAKICPGENQAAEDELRKEISKTMFAEMEIIGQFNLGFIITKLDADIFIVDQHATDEKYNFEMLQQHTVLQGQRLIAPQTLNLTAVNEAVLIENLEIFRKNGFDFVIDEGAPVTERAKLISLPTSKNWTFGPQDVDELIFMLSDSPGVMCRPSRVRQMFASRACRKSVMIGTALNASEMRKLITHMGEMDHPWNCPHGRPTMRHIANLDVISPN; encoded by the exons ATGATCCAGGTCTTACATGCCTACTGTATCATTTCAGCAGGCGTCCGTGTAAGTTGCACCAATCAGGTTGGACAAGGAAAGCGACAGCCTGTGGTGTGCACAAGTGGAAGCACCAGCATCAAGGAAAATATTGGATCAGTGTTTGGGCAGAAGCAG TTGCAAAGCCTCATTCCTTTTGTGCAGCTGCCCCCTAGTGACTCCGTCTGTGAAGAGTACGGGCTGAGCTGTTCTGATGCTCTGCATAATCTGTTTTG CATCTCAGGTTTCATTTCTCGCTGTACTCATGGTGTTGGAAGGAGTTCAACAGACAGacaatttttctttatcaatCGACGGCCTTGTGACCCAGCAAAG GTTTCCAGACTCGTGAATGAGGTCTATCACATGTATAATCGACATCAGTATCCATTTGTTGTTCTTAACGTTTCTGTTGATTCAG AATGTGTTGATATCAATGTTACTCCAGATAAAAGGCAAATTCTACTCCAAGAGGAGAAGCTTTTGTTGGCAGTTTTAAAGACGTCTTTGATAGGAATGTTTGATAGTGAGGTCAACAAACTTAATGTCAATCAGCAGCCGCTGCTGGATACTGAAG GGAACCTAATAAAAATACACTCAGCAGAGGTGGAACAGCCTTTGCCAGAAAAGCAGGATCGTCCCGCATCGTCCAGGACTCGAGGGGAGGAGAAGCGGGCGGTGACCATTTGCAGACTGAGAGAGGCCTTTTCCCTTCATCACGCGACAGGGAGCAAGTCTCAGGGCCGGAAGGCTGCTGAGCCCAGACGGATTTCTCCAAGACAGAAAAGAAGCGCACAGTTTCGTAGCACTTCCgactccctctgcccccagaagCCCGTCTCTGCCACAGGCTCGTCCAGCCCCCGGGAAGAGGCGACGAGCTCAGAGGAGGATGCCTGTGACCGCACGGACAAAGTGGAGAAGGACTCAGGGCACAGCAGCACTTCAGCCGGCTCAGGGGAAGCGTCCAGCACCCCAGAAACGGGCCGCCACTCCAGCAGTGACCGCACAGCAAGCTCCCCTGAAGACAGGTTTTCACAAGAAAATGTGGAGTCTTGTCAGAAGTTACCTGAAACTGGCCATCGTTTTTCAGACACAGAACGCCATTTAGGCCATGAAGATAGTGGATCTAAATTTAGAGTTTTGCCTCAGCCAACTAATCTCACAGCCTCAAACACAAAGcgtttgaaaaaagaagaaattcctttAAATTCTGACATCCTTCCAGAGTTGGTTAACACTCAGAGCCCGTCAGTTTCTCAAGTTGATGTAGCTGTTACAATTAACAAGAAAATAGTGCCCCTTGACTTTTCTATGAGTTCTTTAGCTAAACAAATAAAGCGGTTACATCACCAAGAACAAAAAAGAGCAGGTGAACAGAATTATAGGAGGTTTAGGGCAAAGATTTGCCCTGGAGAAAATCAAGCAGCAGAAGATGAACTAAGAAAAGAGATAAG TAAGACGAtgtttgcagaaatggaaatcaTTGGCCAGTTTAACTTGGGATTTATAATAACCAAACTGGATGCCGACATCTTCATAGTGGACCAGCACGCCACGGATGAGAAATACAACTTCGAGATGCTCCAGCAGCACACTGTGCTCCAGGGTCAGAGGCTCATAGC ACCGCAGACTCTCAACTTAACTGCCGTCAATGAAGCTGTTCTGATAGAAAACCTGGAAATATTCCGAAAGAATGGCTTTGATTTTGTTATCGATGAAGGCG ctcCAGTCACTGAAAGGGCTAAATTGATTTCCTTGCCGACCAGTAAAAACTGGACCTTTGGCCCTCAGGACGTAGATGAACTGATCTTCATGCTGAGTGACAGCCCTGGGGTGATGTGCCGGCCTTCCCGAGTCAGGCAGATGTTTGCCTCCAGAGCCTGTCGAAAGTCT GTGATGATCGGAACCGCGCTCAACGCGAGCGAGATGAGGAAGCTCATCACCCACATGGGCGAGATGGACCACCCCTGGAACTGCCCCCACGGAAGGCCCACCATGCGGCACATCGCCAACCTGGACGTCATTTCTCCAAACTGA
- the AIMP2 gene encoding aminoacyl tRNA synthase complex-interacting multifunctional protein 2 isoform X1: protein MPMYQVKPYHEGSASLRVELPTCMYRLPNVHGRTGSPAPDVGHVQEASDPSLQALESRQDDILKRLYELKAAVDGLSKMIQTPDADLDVTNIIQADEPTVLSTNAVDLNSVLGKDYGALKDIVINANPASPPLSLLVLHQLLCDHYRVLSTVHTHSALKSVPENLLKCFGEQTRKQPRHEYQLGFTLIWKNVPKTQMKFSVQTMCPIEGEGNIARFLFSLFGQKHNAVNLTLIDSWVDIAILQLKEGSSKEKAAVFRSMNSALGKSPWLVGNELTVADVVLWSVLQQTGGCSGTAPANVEKWMRACENLAPFNTALRLLKGLSVTDFKGFSF from the exons ATGCCGATGTACCAGGTAAAGCCCTATCACGAAGGCAGCGCATCTCTCCGGGTAGAGCTTCCCACCTGCATGTACCGGCTCCCCAACGTGCACGGCAGGACCGGCAGCCCCGCGCCGGACGTGGGCCACGTGCAG GAGGCGTCTGACCCGTCTCTTCAAGCTCTTGAGTCCCGccaagatgatattttaaaacgtCTGTACGAACTGAAAGCTGCAGTTGATGGTCTCTCCAAGATGATTCAGACACCGGACGCGGACCTGGACGTAACCAACATAATCCAGGCTGATGAGCCCACGGTTTTATCGACCAACGCAGTGGACCTAAATTCCGTGCTGGGAAAG GATTACGGGGCGCTGAAAGACATCGTCATCAATGCAAACCCTGCCTCCCCGCCCCTCTCCCTGCTTGTGCTGCACCAGCTGCTCTGTGACCACTACAGGGTCCTGTCCACCGTGCACACACATTCAGCGCTCAAGAGCGTGCCGGAAAACCTTCTCAAGTGCTTTGGAGAGCAGACTAGAAAACAGCCCCGTCACGAGTATCAGCTGGGTTTTACTCTCATTTGGAAGAACG tgccGAAGACTCAGATGAAGTTCAGTGTCCAAACGATGTGTCCCATTGAAGGAGAAGGGAACATCGCACGGTTCTTGTTCTCTCTGTTTGGCCAGAAGCATAATGCTGTCAATTTAACCCTCATAGACAGCTGGGTAGATATAGCTATTCTTCAGCTCAAAGAGGGAAGCAGTAAAGAAAAAGCCGCTGTGTTCCGCTCCATGAACTCTGCTCTCGGGAAGAGCCCCTGGCTCGTGGGGAATGAGCTCACCGTGGCCGACGTCGTGCTCTGGTCTGTGCTCCAGCAGACTGGAGGCTGCAGCGGGACGGCGCCGGCCAACGTGGAGAAGTGGATGAGGGCCTGTGAGAACCTGGCCCCTTTCAACACCGCCCTCAGGCTCCTTAAGGGACTTTCAGTAACTGATTTTAAAGGGTTTAGCTTTTAA
- the PMS2 gene encoding mismatch repair endonuclease PMS2 isoform X1 yields the protein MEGAEGPSTELAKAIKPIDRKSVHQICSGQVVLSLSTAVKELVENSVDAGATNIDLRLKDYGVDLIEVSDNGCGVEEENFEGLTLKHHTSKIQEFADLTQVETFGFRGEALSSLCALSDVTISTCHASAKVGTRLVFDHNGRIVQKTLYPRPRGTTVSVQQLFYTLPVRHKEFQRNIKKEYAKMIQVLHAYCIISAGVRVSCTNQVGQGKRQPVVCTSGSTSIKENIGSVFGQKQLQSLIPFVQLPPSDSVCEEYGLSCSDALHNLFCISGFISRCTHGVGRSSTDRQFFFINRRPCDPAKVSRLVNEVYHMYNRHQYPFVVLNVSVDSECVDINVTPDKRQILLQEEKLLLAVLKTSLIGMFDSEVNKLNVNQQPLLDTEGNLIKIHSAEVEQPLPEKQDRPASSRTRGEEKRAVTICRLREAFSLHHATGSKSQGRKAAEPRRISPRQKRSAQFRSTSDSLCPQKPVSATGSSSPREEATSSEEDACDRTDKVEKDSGHSSTSAGSGEASSTPETGRHSSSDRTASSPEDRFSQENVESCQKLPETGHRFSDTERHLGHEDSGSKFRVLPQPTNLTASNTKRLKKEEIPLNSDILPELVNTQSPSVSQVDVAVTINKKIVPLDFSMSSLAKQIKRLHHQEQKRAGEQNYRRFRAKICPGENQAAEDELRKEISKTMFAEMEIIGQFNLGFIITKLDADIFIVDQHATDEKYNFEMLQQHTVLQGQRLIAPQTLNLTAVNEAVLIENLEIFRKNGFDFVIDEGAPVTERAKLISLPTSKNWTFGPQDVDELIFMLSDSPGVMCRPSRVRQMFASRACRKSVMIGTALNASEMRKLITHMGEMDHPWNCPHGRPTMRHIANLDVISPN from the exons ATGGAGGGGGCCGAGGGGCCGAG TACAGAACTTGCCAAGGCCATCAAACCTATTGATCGGAAGTCAGTCCATCAGATTTGTTCCGGCCAGGTGGTACTGAGTCTCAGCACCGCTGTGAAGGAGTTGGTCGAAAACAGTGTGGATGCCGGTGCCACTAATATTG atCTAAGGCTTAAAGACTATGGGGTGGACCTCATTGAAGTTTCAGACAATGGATGCGGGGtagaagaagaaaactttgaaGGTTTAA CTCTGAAACATCATACTTCTAAGATTCAAGAGTTCGCTGACCTAACCCAGGTGGAAACTTTCGGCTTCCGGGGGGAAGCTCTGAGTTCACTTTGTGCCCTGAG CGATGTCACTATTTCTACCTGCCACGCGTCTGCAAAGGTGGGAACTCGACTGGTGTTTGATCACAATGGGAGAATTGTCCAGAAAACCCTCTACCCACGGCCCAGAGGGACGACGGTCAGTGTCCAGCAGTTGTTTTATACGCTTCCTGTGCGCCATAAGGAGTTTCAGAGGAATATTAAAAAG GAGTATGCCAAAATGATCCAGGTCTTACATGCCTACTGTATCATTTCAGCAGGCGTCCGTGTAAGTTGCACCAATCAGGTTGGACAAGGAAAGCGACAGCCTGTGGTGTGCACAAGTGGAAGCACCAGCATCAAGGAAAATATTGGATCAGTGTTTGGGCAGAAGCAG TTGCAAAGCCTCATTCCTTTTGTGCAGCTGCCCCCTAGTGACTCCGTCTGTGAAGAGTACGGGCTGAGCTGTTCTGATGCTCTGCATAATCTGTTTTG CATCTCAGGTTTCATTTCTCGCTGTACTCATGGTGTTGGAAGGAGTTCAACAGACAGacaatttttctttatcaatCGACGGCCTTGTGACCCAGCAAAG GTTTCCAGACTCGTGAATGAGGTCTATCACATGTATAATCGACATCAGTATCCATTTGTTGTTCTTAACGTTTCTGTTGATTCAG AATGTGTTGATATCAATGTTACTCCAGATAAAAGGCAAATTCTACTCCAAGAGGAGAAGCTTTTGTTGGCAGTTTTAAAGACGTCTTTGATAGGAATGTTTGATAGTGAGGTCAACAAACTTAATGTCAATCAGCAGCCGCTGCTGGATACTGAAG GGAACCTAATAAAAATACACTCAGCAGAGGTGGAACAGCCTTTGCCAGAAAAGCAGGATCGTCCCGCATCGTCCAGGACTCGAGGGGAGGAGAAGCGGGCGGTGACCATTTGCAGACTGAGAGAGGCCTTTTCCCTTCATCACGCGACAGGGAGCAAGTCTCAGGGCCGGAAGGCTGCTGAGCCCAGACGGATTTCTCCAAGACAGAAAAGAAGCGCACAGTTTCGTAGCACTTCCgactccctctgcccccagaagCCCGTCTCTGCCACAGGCTCGTCCAGCCCCCGGGAAGAGGCGACGAGCTCAGAGGAGGATGCCTGTGACCGCACGGACAAAGTGGAGAAGGACTCAGGGCACAGCAGCACTTCAGCCGGCTCAGGGGAAGCGTCCAGCACCCCAGAAACGGGCCGCCACTCCAGCAGTGACCGCACAGCAAGCTCCCCTGAAGACAGGTTTTCACAAGAAAATGTGGAGTCTTGTCAGAAGTTACCTGAAACTGGCCATCGTTTTTCAGACACAGAACGCCATTTAGGCCATGAAGATAGTGGATCTAAATTTAGAGTTTTGCCTCAGCCAACTAATCTCACAGCCTCAAACACAAAGcgtttgaaaaaagaagaaattcctttAAATTCTGACATCCTTCCAGAGTTGGTTAACACTCAGAGCCCGTCAGTTTCTCAAGTTGATGTAGCTGTTACAATTAACAAGAAAATAGTGCCCCTTGACTTTTCTATGAGTTCTTTAGCTAAACAAATAAAGCGGTTACATCACCAAGAACAAAAAAGAGCAGGTGAACAGAATTATAGGAGGTTTAGGGCAAAGATTTGCCCTGGAGAAAATCAAGCAGCAGAAGATGAACTAAGAAAAGAGATAAG TAAGACGAtgtttgcagaaatggaaatcaTTGGCCAGTTTAACTTGGGATTTATAATAACCAAACTGGATGCCGACATCTTCATAGTGGACCAGCACGCCACGGATGAGAAATACAACTTCGAGATGCTCCAGCAGCACACTGTGCTCCAGGGTCAGAGGCTCATAGC ACCGCAGACTCTCAACTTAACTGCCGTCAATGAAGCTGTTCTGATAGAAAACCTGGAAATATTCCGAAAGAATGGCTTTGATTTTGTTATCGATGAAGGCG ctcCAGTCACTGAAAGGGCTAAATTGATTTCCTTGCCGACCAGTAAAAACTGGACCTTTGGCCCTCAGGACGTAGATGAACTGATCTTCATGCTGAGTGACAGCCCTGGGGTGATGTGCCGGCCTTCCCGAGTCAGGCAGATGTTTGCCTCCAGAGCCTGTCGAAAGTCT GTGATGATCGGAACCGCGCTCAACGCGAGCGAGATGAGGAAGCTCATCACCCACATGGGCGAGATGGACCACCCCTGGAACTGCCCCCACGGAAGGCCCACCATGCGGCACATCGCCAACCTGGACGTCATTTCTCCAAACTGA
- the PMS2 gene encoding mismatch repair endonuclease PMS2 isoform X2, with translation MEGAEGPSTELAKAIKPIDRKSVHQICSGQVVLSLSTAVKELVENSVDAGATNIDLRLKDYGVDLIEVSDNGCGVEEENFEGLTLKHHTSKIQEFADLTQVETFGFRGEALSSLCALSDVTISTCHASAKVGTRLVFDHNGRIVQKTLYPRPRGTTVSVQQLFYTLPVRHKEFQRNIKKEYAKMIQVLHAYCIISAGVRVSCTNQVGQGKRQPVVCTSGSTSIKENIGSVFGQKQLQSLIPFVQLPPSDSVCEEYGLSCSDALHNLFCISGFISRCTHGVGRSSTDRQFFFINRRPCDPAKVSRLVNEVYHMYNRHQYPFVVLNVSVDSECVDINVTPDKRQILLQEEKLLLAVLKTSLIGMFDSEVNKLNVNQQPLLDTEGNLIKIHSAEVEQPLPEKQDRPASSRTRGEEKRAVTICRLREAFSLHHATGSKSQGRKAAEPRRISPRQKRSAQFRSTSDSLCPQKPVSATGSSSPREEATSSEEDACDRTDKVEKDSGHSSTSAGSGEASSTPETGRHSSSDRTASSPEDRFSQENVESCQKLPETGHRFSDTERHLGHEDSGSKFRVLPQPTNLTASNTKRLKKEEIPLNSDILPELVNTQSPSVSQVDVAVTINKKIVPLDFSMSSLAKQIKRLHHQEQKRAGEQNYRRFRAKICPGENQAAEDELRKEISKTMFAEMEIIGQFNLGFIITKLDADIFIVDQHATDEKYNFEMLQQHTVLQGQRLIAPQTLNLTAVNEAVLIENLEIFRKNGFDFVIDEGAPVTERAKLISLPTSKNWTFGPQDVDELIFMLSDSPGVMCRPSRVRQMFASRACRKSVFLEPLL, from the exons ATGGAGGGGGCCGAGGGGCCGAG TACAGAACTTGCCAAGGCCATCAAACCTATTGATCGGAAGTCAGTCCATCAGATTTGTTCCGGCCAGGTGGTACTGAGTCTCAGCACCGCTGTGAAGGAGTTGGTCGAAAACAGTGTGGATGCCGGTGCCACTAATATTG atCTAAGGCTTAAAGACTATGGGGTGGACCTCATTGAAGTTTCAGACAATGGATGCGGGGtagaagaagaaaactttgaaGGTTTAA CTCTGAAACATCATACTTCTAAGATTCAAGAGTTCGCTGACCTAACCCAGGTGGAAACTTTCGGCTTCCGGGGGGAAGCTCTGAGTTCACTTTGTGCCCTGAG CGATGTCACTATTTCTACCTGCCACGCGTCTGCAAAGGTGGGAACTCGACTGGTGTTTGATCACAATGGGAGAATTGTCCAGAAAACCCTCTACCCACGGCCCAGAGGGACGACGGTCAGTGTCCAGCAGTTGTTTTATACGCTTCCTGTGCGCCATAAGGAGTTTCAGAGGAATATTAAAAAG GAGTATGCCAAAATGATCCAGGTCTTACATGCCTACTGTATCATTTCAGCAGGCGTCCGTGTAAGTTGCACCAATCAGGTTGGACAAGGAAAGCGACAGCCTGTGGTGTGCACAAGTGGAAGCACCAGCATCAAGGAAAATATTGGATCAGTGTTTGGGCAGAAGCAG TTGCAAAGCCTCATTCCTTTTGTGCAGCTGCCCCCTAGTGACTCCGTCTGTGAAGAGTACGGGCTGAGCTGTTCTGATGCTCTGCATAATCTGTTTTG CATCTCAGGTTTCATTTCTCGCTGTACTCATGGTGTTGGAAGGAGTTCAACAGACAGacaatttttctttatcaatCGACGGCCTTGTGACCCAGCAAAG GTTTCCAGACTCGTGAATGAGGTCTATCACATGTATAATCGACATCAGTATCCATTTGTTGTTCTTAACGTTTCTGTTGATTCAG AATGTGTTGATATCAATGTTACTCCAGATAAAAGGCAAATTCTACTCCAAGAGGAGAAGCTTTTGTTGGCAGTTTTAAAGACGTCTTTGATAGGAATGTTTGATAGTGAGGTCAACAAACTTAATGTCAATCAGCAGCCGCTGCTGGATACTGAAG GGAACCTAATAAAAATACACTCAGCAGAGGTGGAACAGCCTTTGCCAGAAAAGCAGGATCGTCCCGCATCGTCCAGGACTCGAGGGGAGGAGAAGCGGGCGGTGACCATTTGCAGACTGAGAGAGGCCTTTTCCCTTCATCACGCGACAGGGAGCAAGTCTCAGGGCCGGAAGGCTGCTGAGCCCAGACGGATTTCTCCAAGACAGAAAAGAAGCGCACAGTTTCGTAGCACTTCCgactccctctgcccccagaagCCCGTCTCTGCCACAGGCTCGTCCAGCCCCCGGGAAGAGGCGACGAGCTCAGAGGAGGATGCCTGTGACCGCACGGACAAAGTGGAGAAGGACTCAGGGCACAGCAGCACTTCAGCCGGCTCAGGGGAAGCGTCCAGCACCCCAGAAACGGGCCGCCACTCCAGCAGTGACCGCACAGCAAGCTCCCCTGAAGACAGGTTTTCACAAGAAAATGTGGAGTCTTGTCAGAAGTTACCTGAAACTGGCCATCGTTTTTCAGACACAGAACGCCATTTAGGCCATGAAGATAGTGGATCTAAATTTAGAGTTTTGCCTCAGCCAACTAATCTCACAGCCTCAAACACAAAGcgtttgaaaaaagaagaaattcctttAAATTCTGACATCCTTCCAGAGTTGGTTAACACTCAGAGCCCGTCAGTTTCTCAAGTTGATGTAGCTGTTACAATTAACAAGAAAATAGTGCCCCTTGACTTTTCTATGAGTTCTTTAGCTAAACAAATAAAGCGGTTACATCACCAAGAACAAAAAAGAGCAGGTGAACAGAATTATAGGAGGTTTAGGGCAAAGATTTGCCCTGGAGAAAATCAAGCAGCAGAAGATGAACTAAGAAAAGAGATAAG TAAGACGAtgtttgcagaaatggaaatcaTTGGCCAGTTTAACTTGGGATTTATAATAACCAAACTGGATGCCGACATCTTCATAGTGGACCAGCACGCCACGGATGAGAAATACAACTTCGAGATGCTCCAGCAGCACACTGTGCTCCAGGGTCAGAGGCTCATAGC ACCGCAGACTCTCAACTTAACTGCCGTCAATGAAGCTGTTCTGATAGAAAACCTGGAAATATTCCGAAAGAATGGCTTTGATTTTGTTATCGATGAAGGCG ctcCAGTCACTGAAAGGGCTAAATTGATTTCCTTGCCGACCAGTAAAAACTGGACCTTTGGCCCTCAGGACGTAGATGAACTGATCTTCATGCTGAGTGACAGCCCTGGGGTGATGTGCCGGCCTTCCCGAGTCAGGCAGATGTTTGCCTCCAGAGCCTGTCGAAAGTCT gtaTTTCTTGAACCCCTGCTGTAA
- the AIMP2 gene encoding aminoacyl tRNA synthase complex-interacting multifunctional protein 2 isoform X3, producing MPMYQEASDPSLQALESRQDDILKRLYELKAAVDGLSKMIQTPDADLDVTNIIQADEPTVLSTNAVDLNSVLGKDYGALKDIVINANPASPPLSLLVLHQLLCDHYRVLSTVHTHSALKSVPENLLKCFGEQTRKQPRHEYQLGFTLIWKNVPKTQMKFSVQTMCPIEGEGNIARFLFSLFGQKHNAVNLTLIDSWVDIAILQLKEGSSKEKAAVFRSMNSALGKSPWLVGNELTVADVVLWSVLQQTGGCSGTAPANVEKWMRACENLAPFNTALRLLKGLSVTDFKGFSF from the exons ATGCCGATGTACCAG GAGGCGTCTGACCCGTCTCTTCAAGCTCTTGAGTCCCGccaagatgatattttaaaacgtCTGTACGAACTGAAAGCTGCAGTTGATGGTCTCTCCAAGATGATTCAGACACCGGACGCGGACCTGGACGTAACCAACATAATCCAGGCTGATGAGCCCACGGTTTTATCGACCAACGCAGTGGACCTAAATTCCGTGCTGGGAAAG GATTACGGGGCGCTGAAAGACATCGTCATCAATGCAAACCCTGCCTCCCCGCCCCTCTCCCTGCTTGTGCTGCACCAGCTGCTCTGTGACCACTACAGGGTCCTGTCCACCGTGCACACACATTCAGCGCTCAAGAGCGTGCCGGAAAACCTTCTCAAGTGCTTTGGAGAGCAGACTAGAAAACAGCCCCGTCACGAGTATCAGCTGGGTTTTACTCTCATTTGGAAGAACG tgccGAAGACTCAGATGAAGTTCAGTGTCCAAACGATGTGTCCCATTGAAGGAGAAGGGAACATCGCACGGTTCTTGTTCTCTCTGTTTGGCCAGAAGCATAATGCTGTCAATTTAACCCTCATAGACAGCTGGGTAGATATAGCTATTCTTCAGCTCAAAGAGGGAAGCAGTAAAGAAAAAGCCGCTGTGTTCCGCTCCATGAACTCTGCTCTCGGGAAGAGCCCCTGGCTCGTGGGGAATGAGCTCACCGTGGCCGACGTCGTGCTCTGGTCTGTGCTCCAGCAGACTGGAGGCTGCAGCGGGACGGCGCCGGCCAACGTGGAGAAGTGGATGAGGGCCTGTGAGAACCTGGCCCCTTTCAACACCGCCCTCAGGCTCCTTAAGGGACTTTCAGTAACTGATTTTAAAGGGTTTAGCTTTTAA
- the AIMP2 gene encoding aminoacyl tRNA synthase complex-interacting multifunctional protein 2 isoform X2 produces MLKSSSLLHPELSHLTFFCCLVLNMSSRRGEEASDPSLQALESRQDDILKRLYELKAAVDGLSKMIQTPDADLDVTNIIQADEPTVLSTNAVDLNSVLGKDYGALKDIVINANPASPPLSLLVLHQLLCDHYRVLSTVHTHSALKSVPENLLKCFGEQTRKQPRHEYQLGFTLIWKNVPKTQMKFSVQTMCPIEGEGNIARFLFSLFGQKHNAVNLTLIDSWVDIAILQLKEGSSKEKAAVFRSMNSALGKSPWLVGNELTVADVVLWSVLQQTGGCSGTAPANVEKWMRACENLAPFNTALRLLKGLSVTDFKGFSF; encoded by the exons ATGCTGAAGTCGTCGTCTTTGCTCCACCCAGAGCTCAGTCATCTTACCTTTTTTTGCTGTTTGGTCTTAAACATgagcagcaggagaggagag GAGGCGTCTGACCCGTCTCTTCAAGCTCTTGAGTCCCGccaagatgatattttaaaacgtCTGTACGAACTGAAAGCTGCAGTTGATGGTCTCTCCAAGATGATTCAGACACCGGACGCGGACCTGGACGTAACCAACATAATCCAGGCTGATGAGCCCACGGTTTTATCGACCAACGCAGTGGACCTAAATTCCGTGCTGGGAAAG GATTACGGGGCGCTGAAAGACATCGTCATCAATGCAAACCCTGCCTCCCCGCCCCTCTCCCTGCTTGTGCTGCACCAGCTGCTCTGTGACCACTACAGGGTCCTGTCCACCGTGCACACACATTCAGCGCTCAAGAGCGTGCCGGAAAACCTTCTCAAGTGCTTTGGAGAGCAGACTAGAAAACAGCCCCGTCACGAGTATCAGCTGGGTTTTACTCTCATTTGGAAGAACG tgccGAAGACTCAGATGAAGTTCAGTGTCCAAACGATGTGTCCCATTGAAGGAGAAGGGAACATCGCACGGTTCTTGTTCTCTCTGTTTGGCCAGAAGCATAATGCTGTCAATTTAACCCTCATAGACAGCTGGGTAGATATAGCTATTCTTCAGCTCAAAGAGGGAAGCAGTAAAGAAAAAGCCGCTGTGTTCCGCTCCATGAACTCTGCTCTCGGGAAGAGCCCCTGGCTCGTGGGGAATGAGCTCACCGTGGCCGACGTCGTGCTCTGGTCTGTGCTCCAGCAGACTGGAGGCTGCAGCGGGACGGCGCCGGCCAACGTGGAGAAGTGGATGAGGGCCTGTGAGAACCTGGCCCCTTTCAACACCGCCCTCAGGCTCCTTAAGGGACTTTCAGTAACTGATTTTAAAGGGTTTAGCTTTTAA
- the AIMP2 gene encoding aminoacyl tRNA synthase complex-interacting multifunctional protein 2 isoform X4, giving the protein MIQTPDADLDVTNIIQADEPTVLSTNAVDLNSVLGKDYGALKDIVINANPASPPLSLLVLHQLLCDHYRVLSTVHTHSALKSVPENLLKCFGEQTRKQPRHEYQLGFTLIWKNVPKTQMKFSVQTMCPIEGEGNIARFLFSLFGQKHNAVNLTLIDSWVDIAILQLKEGSSKEKAAVFRSMNSALGKSPWLVGNELTVADVVLWSVLQQTGGCSGTAPANVEKWMRACENLAPFNTALRLLKGLSVTDFKGFSF; this is encoded by the exons ATGATTCAGACACCGGACGCGGACCTGGACGTAACCAACATAATCCAGGCTGATGAGCCCACGGTTTTATCGACCAACGCAGTGGACCTAAATTCCGTGCTGGGAAAG GATTACGGGGCGCTGAAAGACATCGTCATCAATGCAAACCCTGCCTCCCCGCCCCTCTCCCTGCTTGTGCTGCACCAGCTGCTCTGTGACCACTACAGGGTCCTGTCCACCGTGCACACACATTCAGCGCTCAAGAGCGTGCCGGAAAACCTTCTCAAGTGCTTTGGAGAGCAGACTAGAAAACAGCCCCGTCACGAGTATCAGCTGGGTTTTACTCTCATTTGGAAGAACG tgccGAAGACTCAGATGAAGTTCAGTGTCCAAACGATGTGTCCCATTGAAGGAGAAGGGAACATCGCACGGTTCTTGTTCTCTCTGTTTGGCCAGAAGCATAATGCTGTCAATTTAACCCTCATAGACAGCTGGGTAGATATAGCTATTCTTCAGCTCAAAGAGGGAAGCAGTAAAGAAAAAGCCGCTGTGTTCCGCTCCATGAACTCTGCTCTCGGGAAGAGCCCCTGGCTCGTGGGGAATGAGCTCACCGTGGCCGACGTCGTGCTCTGGTCTGTGCTCCAGCAGACTGGAGGCTGCAGCGGGACGGCGCCGGCCAACGTGGAGAAGTGGATGAGGGCCTGTGAGAACCTGGCCCCTTTCAACACCGCCCTCAGGCTCCTTAAGGGACTTTCAGTAACTGATTTTAAAGGGTTTAGCTTTTAA